A stretch of Linepithema humile isolate Giens D197 chromosome 3, Lhum_UNIL_v1.0, whole genome shotgun sequence DNA encodes these proteins:
- the LOC105676230 gene encoding putative ammonium transporter sll1017 codes for MSPVTRDYFYADNYYDYAVQPRSFNNSALPAAHFHWSSLTRIVLTILLRVGFVLIQIGSVPVNNVNLILLQNVVDLCCVTVMYFLTGFLVAYNGDIAGLIGAGHWIGDPSIDKNEAIIGWQAIVIASAIYTTAVIGRMHAAGYLLVNILISGLIQPLIIHWAWTAEGWMAKNELGGRTVAFKDYAGAGVVHVVGGLSGLIGCIVLGRRMLRLKDLDDASITAGSAGTVFGGLLLVFTGLQGLFMNMYDHDKFRMFTWDPSHAYVNNLLAASSCTLLVVALHFTFSRETFNHWTIMRCVQGTIAGVVIVSAAANEYSPQTAIILGCLGGIVFYLVSRQIFRSALEDYCNVIAIHLVCAILGSILAPICGARTDEDTVTILLNFSWQLICLVALLSLVGITMLLVFRMLECCNVLRNKSEYLNHLRANAAVDKGPPRSFLQRLFFPDTRCFYLQPGSTSSTEHHSKIGPRFWEYQTEIDKLEERPTATNKLDTSVKIEDNLRIQAPGERIKKARQVHTLSASTPVLIEDQGGTGESINNDLSETGRKQFFGRGIKCILDPIEEIDEEVAKEFEVKESNAHNIENYNIVEDKDSILMETFNMSAELKNLNESNYQLRRTVKLTNLHHEFIKEDLKTILGPKRMDSSSSDSCDEDIIFMKTLGLNESLKNIATNDSVTETISHASCCRTEI; via the exons ATGTCACCCGTCACTAGAGATTACTTTTATGCTGACAATTATTACGATTACGCCGTTCAGCCTCGTTCTTTCAACAACTCCGCTCTTCCAGCGGCGCACTTTCACTGGAGCTCGCTGACTCGTATCGTTCTGACGATCCTGTTACGCGTCGGTTTCGTCCTTATACAGATCGGCAGTGTGCCGGTTAACAATGTTAATCTGATACTCCTTCAAAATGTGGTTGATCTATGTTGCGTCACCGTTATGTACTTCCTAACGGGTTTTCTCGTCGCCTACAACGGCGATATAGCCGGTTTAATCGGCGCAGGCCACTGGATCGGTGATCCATCGATCGACAAGAACGAAGCGATTATAGGCTGGCAGGCGATAGTGATTGCCTCGGCGATTTACACCACCGCCGTCATAGGCAGGATGCATGCTGCGGGGTATCTGCTGGTCAATATTCTCATATCAGGTCTGATACAACCGTTAATCATCCACTGGGCCTGGACTGCGGAGGGATGGATGGCAAAGAACGAATTAGGCGGAAGAACGGTCGCTTTCAAGGATTACGCGGGCGCGGGGGTGGTTCACGTCGTCGGAGGACTTTCCGGTTTGATTGGATGCATCGTCCTTGGCAGAAGAATGCTTAGATTGAAAGACCTGGACGATGCGAGTATCACTGCTGGCTCCGCTGGAACTGTTTTCGGGGGTCTGCTATTAGTCTTCACAGGGCTTCAA GGTTTATTCATGAATATGTACGATCATGACAAGTTCCGAATGTTTACCTGGGATCCGTCGCACGCGTACGTCAACAATTTGCTGGCCGCCTCCTCTTGTACATTGTTAGTCGTGGCTCTGCACTTCACATTCAGCCGAGAAACCTTCAATCATTGGACAATAATGAGATGCGTTCAGGGTACAATTGCCGGTGTGGTGATAGTGTCAGCTGCGGCGAACGAATATTCGCCGCAAACAGCTATCATCCTCGGTTGCCTGGGAGGTATCGTGTTTTATTTGGTCTCCAGACAGATTTTTCGCAGCGCTCTAGAGGATTATTGCAACGTTATAGCTATACACCTTGTTTGCGCAATTCTCGGGAGTATTCTCGCCCCTATCTGCGGCGCACGTACTGATGAAGACACCGTgacaatattattgaatttctcTTGGCAATTAATTTGTCTGGTTGCATTGCTGTCACTAGTCGGTATAACAATGCTGCTGGTCTTCAGAATGCTGGAATGTTGCAATGTACTTCGCAACAAATCGGAGTATCTGAATCATTTACGAGCCAATGCTGCCGTCGACAAAGGTCCACCAAGATCGTTTCTGCAGAGACTTTTCTTTCCCGATACTCGTTGCTTTTATCTACAACCAGGATCGACTTCTAGTACAGAACATCATTCAAAAATTGGTCCCAGATTTTGGGAATATCAAACGGAAATAGATAAACTTGAAGAAAGACCTACTGCTACGAATAAATTGGACACGAGTGTCAAAATTGAAGACAATCTTAGAATTCAAGCGCCAg gagaaagaataaaaaaagcgaGGCAAGTGCATACTTTATCCGCAAGTACACCTGTGTTGATAGAGGACCAAGGTGGTACTGGTGAATCAATAAATAACGATCTTTCGGAAACTggaagaaaacaattttttggaagaggaataaaatgtattctaGATCCAATCGAAGAAATAGACGAAGAGGTTGCAAAAGAATTTGAAGTCAAGGAAAGTAATGctcataatattgaaaattataatattgtcgAAGACAAAGATTCAATCCTTATGGAAACTTTTAACATGTCTGCGGAACTGAAAAACTTGAATGAGTCGAATTATCAACTTCGGAGAACTGTAAAACTAACAAATTTACATCACGAATTTATCAAGGAAGATTTGAAAACTATATTGGGACCAAAACGCATGGATTCTTCATCCAGTGATTCGTGTGATGAagacattatttttatgaagacATTAGGCTTGAACGAAtctctgaaaaatattgcaactaaTGATTCTGTTACAGAAACTATCTCCCATGCTTCCTGCTGCCGCACGGAAATTTGA
- the sfl gene encoding bifunctional heparan sulfate N-deacetylase/N-sulfotransferase isoform X2, protein MESRAAGQILQGIFSWHRGFCATRRGESSWCSAEGLSTFYTYESKIENEGIWHDERNFCAGRIESGRSFFLQDAQLNAASPILRLTRSGETAWGPLPGGDWTIFQANHSTYEPLAWAHRDSLDYPANKSPLATVIQDHGRYDGIQRVLFGGGLRFWLHKLLLLDSLSYLSHGQLSLSLNRMILVDVDDIFVGEKGTRLKKDDVMALLATQQRIQALVPGFKFNLGFSGKYFHHGTAEENLGDDMLLENVDRFTWFSHMWNHQQPHLYENVTHLQLDMALNKQFAKDHGIPTGSGYSVSPHHSGVYPVHEGLYEAWKRVWNIKVTSTEEYPHLRPARLRRGFIHRNIMVLPRQTCGLFTHTIFIERYPGGREKLDESIQGGELFQTIVYNPINIFMTHMSNYGNDRLALYTFESVIKFIQCWTNLRLSSAPPLVLGERYFQLYPEEADPVWGNPCDDQRHQKIWSRNKTCDQLPRFLVIGPQKTGTTALYTFLSIHPAISSNLPSPDTFEEIQFFNGKNYYKGLDWYMSFFPASKNESTPKNERYLFEKSATYFDGELVPRRAHALLPRAKLITILLSPARRAYSWYQHTRVHGDPVANNYSFHAVITASDSAPKPLRDLRNRCLNPGKYAQHLERWLSFYLPSQLHIIDGEQLRQNPVETLHELQRFLKITPAFNYSSHLRYDPKKGFFCQVTNEDRTKCLGKSKGRQYPPMEDRSYKLLQRYYLSHNTALVKLLKRLGSRTIPQWLKEDLTDTVMT, encoded by the exons ATGGAATCGCGAGCTGCTGGACAAATATTGCAGGGAATATTCAGTTGGCATCGTGGGTTTTGCGCCACCCGGAGAGGAGAGTCTAGTTGGTGCTCAGCTGAAGGGCTTTCCACTTTTTATACATACGAATCTAAGATTGAAA ACGAGGGAATCTGGCATGATGAGCGAAACTTTTGTGCGGGCCGCATAGAATCAGGTCGCTCTTTCTTCCTTCAGGATGCTCAGCTGAATGCGGCGTCTCCCATTCTTCGATTAACCAGATCGGGGGAAACGGCCTGGGGACCACTTCCTGGCGGTGACTGGACTATTTTTCAAGCCAATCACAGTACCTACGAGCCGCTCGCTTGGGCGCACCGAGACAGCCTCGACTATCCGGCCAACAAAAGTCCCCTGGCCACCGTCATCCAG gATCATGGCAGGTACGACGGAATTCAGAGGGTTCTTTTCGGCGGTGGATTGCGATTTTGGCTGCACAAGTTGCTGCTACTGGACTCATTGTCTTATTTGTCGCACGGGCAATTGAGTCTCAGTTTAAATCGTATGATCCTGGTAGACGTCGACGATATATTCGTCGGGGAGAAAGGCACTAGACTGAAAAAAGACGACGTAATGGCGTTGCTGGCCACTCAACAGAGAATTCAAGCTCTGGTGCCGGGGTTCAAATTCAATTTGGGGTTTTCCGGGAAGTATTTTCATCACGGGACGGCGGAGGAGAATTTGGGGGACGATATGCTTCTGGAGAACGTAGACag ATTTACGTGGTTTTCCCACATGTGGAATCATCAACAACCGCATCTATACGAGAATGTAACTCATCTACAATTGGACATGGCACTGAACAAACAATTCGCAAAGGACCACGGTATACCGACCGGAAGCGGATACAGCGTAAGTCCGCATCATTCCGGCGTTTACCCGGTCCACGAAGGCCTCTACGAAGCGTGGAAGCGGGTATGGAACATCAAAGTTACGAGCACCGAAGAGTATCCGCACCTGAGGCCAGCTCGTTTGAGACGCGGCTTTATTCATCGTAATATTATG GTTCTACCGAGGCAAACTTGCGGCCTTTTTACTCACACAATTTTTATCGAGAGGTATCCAGGCGGAAGGGAAAAGCTGGACGAGTCGATACAAGGTGGCGAACTTTTCCAAACGATCGTATATAATCCA ataaatatttttatgacacATATGTCAAATTATGGAAACGATCGACTGGCATTGTACACCTTTGAGTCGGTCATAAAATTCATTCAATGTTGGACGAATTTAAGGCTGTCCAGTGCACCACCTCTTGTGCTTGGAGAACGTTACTTCCAATTATATCCCGAAGAGGCTGATCCAGTATGGGGA aATCCATGTGACGATCAGAGGCATCAAAAAATCTGGTCCCGTAATAAAACTTGTGATCAATTACCGCGATTTCTAGTAATTGGACCTCAAAAAACCGGTACTACAGCATTATATACGTTCCTATCCATTCATCCAGCAATAAGTAGCAATCTACCGAGTCCCGATACTTTCGAGGAGATACAGTTTTTCAacggaaaaaattattacaaaggTCTCGATTG GTACATGAGCTTTTTCCCAGCGTCAAAAAATGAAAGTACCccaaaaaatgaaagatatcTCTTCGAGAAATCCGCTACTTATTTCGATGGAGAATTAGTGCCACGCAGAGCTCATGCACTTCTACCGAGAGCTAAATTGATCACTATATTGCTTTCTCCAGCCAGACGTGCTTATTCGTGGTACCAGCATACCAGAGTACACGGAGATCCGGTAGCGAACAATTACTCCTTCCATGCGGTCATCACAGCGAGCGATTCCGCACCAAAACCCCTGCGGGACCTTAGAAATAG ATGTCTGAATCCCGGGAAGTACGCTCAGCATTTAGAGAGGTGGTTGTCGTTCTACTTACCGTCACAACTACACATCATCGATGGCGAACAGTTACGGCAAAATCCTGTTGAAACGCTGCACGAGCTGCAACGATTTCTGAAGATAACACCCGCCTTCAATTATTCCTCACATTTGAGGTACGATCCGAAGAAAGGTTTCTTCTGCCAAGTAACTAACGAGGATCGTACTAAATGTCTTGGCAAAAGTAAAGGTCGCCAATATCCGCCGATGGAAGATAGATcgtacaaattattacag AGGTATTACTTGTCCCACAATACGGCtctagtaaaattattaaagcgGCTTGGGTCCAGAACGATTCCACAATGGCTGAAGGAAGATCTCACTGATACGGTGATGACCTAG